In the Rhinatrema bivittatum chromosome 6, aRhiBiv1.1, whole genome shotgun sequence genome, one interval contains:
- the LOC115094730 gene encoding uncharacterized protein LOC115094730 — protein MNKIFRDMLYSCVVVYLDDILVFSQDLQSRHHQDVTNVLQCLRDNQLYAKLEKCSFDEESLPFLGYVVSSQGSEMDPQKTMSIHDWPQPTCLKALRRFLGFTNYYRLFIQHYSMLTAQLTAMPHKGANPSQWSPKAMTAFQELKKAFLQEPCLRQPDPRQPFVVEDTFDV, from the coding sequence atgaacaaaatcttcagagacatgctttATAGCTGCGTTGTGGTCTACTTGgacgacatcctggtattttctCAAGACCTCCAGAGCCGCCACCACCAGGATGTCACCAACGTTCTGCAATGTCTAAGGGacaaccagttatatgccaagctggagaaatgttctttcgATGAGGAGTCTCTTCCAtttctgggctatgtggtctcgAGCCAGGGTTCCgaaatggatccacaaaagaccatGAGCATTCatgactggcctcaacccacatgCCTTAAAGCGCTCCGAAGATTCCTTGGTTTTACGAACTATTACAGGCTGTTCATCCAACACTACTCAATGCTGACTGCCCAGCTCACAGCCATGCCTCACAAGGGGGCAAACCCCTCTCAGTGGTCACCCAAAGCCATGACCGCCTTCCAGGAACTCAAGAAAGCCTTCTTACAAGAACCATGCCTGCGTCAACCAGACCCCCGACAACCCTTCGTCGTCGAAGACACTTTTGATGTCTGA